The Thermococcus sp. 4557 genomic sequence ATCGAGCTCGACAGAGGGGGGAGGCTTCCGCTCCATCCCACCAAAATCGGCCGCTGGTGGAGAAAAAACGAGGAGATCGACCTCCTTGCACTCGACGAACGGAATAAGAAAGCGCTGTTCGTTGAGGTCAAGTGGAAGGACCTCAGAGAACGGGAAGCCGGGGGGATTCTGAAGGACGTGAAAAGGAAGGCCGGGCTTGTTGGTTTGAATGGATGGGAAGAGAACTATGGGATAGTGGCAAGGAGAATCGAGGGGAAAGACAGTCTTAGGGATAAGGGCTACTTTGCTTGGGACTTGGAGGATTTCAGAAGAATCGCTTCCCTCGGGAACAAAGATTGAAATATGCTGGTACAAAAGAAAAATCCCCAACAAAAGACCGTTTTAAAACTTGAGCTCCACCCAGTTCTCCTTCTTCCCCTTCAGTATCCTCACGAGGCCCTTTCTCTCAAGGCGCTTGAACATCCTCCATGCGGTGGTCTTCGGCAGACCTATCGCCTCCCTGACCTCGGCCTGGCTGGCCTTCCCGCCTTTGTCGAAGATGTAGAGCAGCGCGCGCTTCTCCTCCTCGTTGAGGTCGAGGTTCTCAAGTCTGGCCTGGAACTCCTCGCGGGTTAGCATTGATTTTCCACCTTTTTTCCTCCTCCAAAGTACGTAGGCGAATCCACCTATCACCACAAGACCCCCAAGGAGAGCGAGATACAGCAAACTGCCTGCCCCGCTCTCCCCTCCAGCACCTCTGCCGTTGAGCGTGTAGGAAACGCTCTGGTTTCCGGGGGGCATGGTTATCGAGTTCCCCGCTATCTCAAGCGGTATGTCGCTCAGGTCAACCACTATGGCGTTTTCGGGTAGCACAACAGTGAAGGAATCATTGGTTGCAACGTGAAGCGTCCACACCATGCCCTCCTTCGCGGTCAGGTCGGGGGTGTAGTAGGAGACCTTGACTATCCCGGCATCCCCGGAATAGATGAGGAGACTTCCGTTCTCAAGCAGGAAGTTCAGGGGATTTCCGTCCTCGTCCTCAACGATGACGTTTTCGTAATGGTCTCCTAGGAGGGGAAGTTCAATCTGAGAGGAGTACTCCGCGGGCAGGAGTTCATATTCAACCTTGACGTAGCCGTCATCGTAAACCGTCAAAACCAGAGACGAGACGGTATACGCACTAACCCAAGGCAGAAGGATGAGCGTTGCCATCAGGAAGACTGCAACTTGCCTGAGTCTCATTTAAGCATCCCTCCGTAATGAAAAAGGAAAGGTCAAGAGTGGGCGAGTATGAACTCGTCAACGCGGTGAACCATGTCCAGCGCCACCGCAAAGTGCGCCCTTGCCTGTGCTGGCTTTTGAGCCCTGAGCAACCCCACGCCTATCCTGAGCTCCTGCGCGGCTACCTTCAGCTGGCCCTCCGCCCTGCGGGTGTCGATGCCCTCGCGCTTGAGCTCGTGGAGCGCCTTCCTATCCTTCTGAATCCTGTCGTTCATCTCCCTGAGGAAAGCGCGGACGTCTTTCAGCTTTTCATCGAGCTCCCTCTCGCGAGCCTTCCTAAGTACGAACTCAACGGCTCTGTGGAACTCAGCTATGGTTTCCCTGTTGTCCTTCATGACAGTCAGAGCGTCCTCCCACTTGCCCTCGTCCGCGAGAGCCTTGACCTGATCGTAAACCTCCGAGAAAGCATCGAGCCTCTCCTGGAGCTCCGTCACGTTGTAACCGTTCTGCTCCCCGACTTCGATTGCCTTCTGAGCTATCTCCATTCCCTTCTCGCCCTTGATCAGGAAGTCCTTGACGATCTTGTCGGCGTTTGCATAGGCGAGCTCCTCGCGGACCTTTCTCAGCTCCTCGTCGAGGAGAGCTTTCTTCTCCTTGGCGGCGTCATAGTCTGCCTTCGCCTTTTCGTAGTCCCCGGCCTTAAGGTCATCCAGTACAACCTTGTAGGCATCTCTGGTCTCGTTGTAGAGTGCGGTGAGGTTGCTCACGTCTATCCCCTGGTTCTGGGCGATGTTTATTGTCTTCTCAACGAACCTGAAGTACTCCGTCATGCGCTCGATTTCCATCTTAATGCGTTCCCTCACATCCTGGACATTCTCTTTGGCCTCCTTAAGCGCTGAGAGGGCAACCTTGTAGTGGTGCATGGCAGTGAGGCTGTCCAGTATCGAGTTGTAGTAGTCGCCGGCCTCGTATTCACTCACTGCCTTTTCCTTGTAGTCCTCTGCGAGCTCGTAGTGGGTTAATATCGTCGAGTTCTCGGGCAGCTTGTCCTTTATGGGTTCTATCTTATCTTCGGCGAACTTGCTAAGGCGCTGGAGCTTCTCAACGAGGTTGCCCGCTATCACCATCTCCCTGGTGCCGTTGTCCATTGCTCCCGTGTAGGTGGTGCCGCTGGTCGCTGTTCCGTTGCTATCGGCCAGTCCAAGCGGTATCAAACTTCCAAACAGCAGCACTGCCAGGGCCAGTGCAAAGCCCTTCATTCCCTTCATGGGCATCACCGATAAAGGCTAGGCGCCCAACCTATTTGAGGACTCCGACGGAACGAACGTTTCAGAGCGTTCCATTCTTCTCAAGCTCCCTTATATGGAGGGCTGTGGCACATATTCCCTCCACCACGTCCGTAAAATGCGGAATCTCGCCGAACTGGGCGTACAGGCTTCCGTAGTTCGGGTGCCACGCATCGACCTGCTCGCGTCCCTTGGCAGTGATGATGTACACCACCCATCCCCTATCCTTGAGGGTCTCAACGAGCTTCCACGCGTTCGTCATGTCGTTTTCATCCTCTATCACGATCCCGTACTCGGCCTTGATTTTCTCGAAAAGTTCCGACATCTTTCTCACCGGGAAAGATTGGGGCCGAACGTTAAAAACCTTTGAGTGCCCTGATGAGGAGCCTCACCGCGACCAGTATCAGGAGCACGGAGAACAGTATCTTAAACCGCCTTGGATGAAGCCTCGGAACCAGCCTGGCCCCCGCGGCGGCCCCTATTATGAGGCCGGGGGAGAGCAGGAGCGCCGTTTGAAGGTCCACCTGACCCAGCGTGAGGTGGGTGGCCGTTCCCACCAGGGCCGTAAAGAACAGGGCGAGGCTGGACGTTCCGACGGCGTAGATCACGGGGAGGCCCGCGAGGGTGTGGAAGAGGGGGACGTTCAGTACGCCCCCGCTGACTCCGAGCAGTCCGGAGGTCAGTCCGGAGAGGGCACCGATCAGCGGAACCTTCCTGTAGTTTATCCTCAGTATCTCCCCGCGGTTTCGTACATCGTTCCTTTTGACGAAGACGTAGGCAACGTAGATTAGGAGAAGGCCGAACACCGCCTCCAGGACGTTTGAATTCAGCATTCCCGAGAGGTACGCGCCTATCATCGCGGCTGGGATTGAAAAGACCTCCTTCAGAAAGGCCACCCGGTAGAGAACCCTGCCGGCCCGGATGTGGGCGTAGGCGGAGGAGAGGGAGCTTATCGTTATGCACGCAAGGCTGGTTCCGATAGCCACATGGATGGGCAGTCCGAGGAACACCAGCGAGGGAACGATGAGGAACCCGCCTCCGACCCCAAAAAGGCCCGCTATCGTGCCTATGAGGGCGCCGATTAAAACTGCCATTGCCGGGTCAATCATTTTGCATCGGCCCGGTATCCCCGGGAGGGTTTATATAATTTAGCCGGAGGATTACAACTTCGCCCAAAAAATTTTTGAACTTTGAAGGCGTAGGAATACGGATGAAAATGGGGTGGAAAAAGTACTGGCTGATGGTGCTTCTCGTATTTGTGATAACCCAACCGGGCTCGATAACCTTCGCCAACTGGGACGCACCCTACGGCTTTTACAAGGACCTCTCGGTCTGGCTCGGCTCTGCGGCGGGAGGACTGCTGCTGGTGCTCGCCTACGGCCTGTACGAGTGGAGGAATGGGAAGCTGAGCTCCGTGAATCTTCTTCTGGCGGGGGTTGTCCTCCTTTCAACTGCCATAATCGGGTATCGCGCCGAGCTTGCGCTCGGGGGTGAGATGGGCTACGGAAGCGGAAACATGGTGCTTTTCGTAATCGGAAGCCTCATTGGGTTCACATTGTCCGTAATGCTACTCCCAGTCTCGTTACCATACATCCCGACGGGGAGGCTCTACTATCCCTACGACCGGCCTCTGGTTATTGCGTGGCTGGTGATGATAGCCGTGACGCTCCTCCTTGGGGCGGCCTACGTGAAGGAAAGAAGAGAAAGGCTCACGGAACCGGAAGGCCGAGACCCTTCAGAATCATCCTCAGGGCCAAGAGGGCCATGACGACCGCGAAGGCCTTCTTCAGACTGTTCGCCCTCGTTCTCTTGGCTATCCTCGCACCGAGCTGTGCTCCGATTATAAGGCCTGGCACGAGGAGGACGAGCCACTGGGTCTCCACGTTGCCCATGGCGTAGTGCTTGAGCGCTCCGGCCGTTGCTGTGAAAACTATCGCAAAGCTTGAAGTCGCCACCGCGTAGTGTATGGGCAGGCCGAGGTAGGTAAGGAAGGGCACGTTGATTATGCCCCCTCCCACGCCGAGGAGGCCGCTGGCAATTCCGGCGAAAAAACCACCGACCGGCACCAGCTTATAGTTGACCTCCACTTCCTCGAGCCTGACCTCACTCGGCTCTGCGGTTTTCTTGCGGTATATCCTGACGGCGACTACCACAAGGGCGAGACCGAAGATGACCTTCAGCCCGGCGGCACTTATAAAAGAGGTCATCCACGCGCCGATGTAGGCACCGATTACGGCCGTTGAGGCCAGCAGAAGGCCGGCCTTGTAGTGTATCCTCCTCTGCCTTGAGTACGCTATCGCCGAGCTGAGGGAGGTAAAGACGACAGCCGCGCTCGATGTGCCCACCGCGTGGTGTATCTCGACGCCGAGGAAGTTCAGCGTCGGAACTATCAGGAATCCACCCCCGAGGCCGAACATGGCCGCA encodes the following:
- a CDS encoding helix-turn-helix domain-containing protein, whose amino-acid sequence is MRLRQVAVFLMATLILLPWVSAYTVSSLVLTVYDDGYVKVEYELLPAEYSSQIELPLLGDHYENVIVEDEDGNPLNFLLENGSLLIYSGDAGIVKVSYYTPDLTAKEGMVWTLHVATNDSFTVVLPENAIVVDLSDIPLEIAGNSITMPPGNQSVSYTLNGRGAGGESGAGSLLYLALLGGLVVIGGFAYVLWRRKKGGKSMLTREEFQARLENLDLNEEEKRALLYIFDKGGKASQAEVREAIGLPKTTAWRMFKRLERKGLVRILKGKKENWVELKF
- a CDS encoding sulfite exporter TauE/SafE family protein, translating into MIDPAMAVLIGALIGTIAGLFGVGGGFLIVPSLVFLGLPIHVAIGTSLACITISSLSSAYAHIRAGRVLYRVAFLKEVFSIPAAMIGAYLSGMLNSNVLEAVFGLLLIYVAYVFVKRNDVRNRGEILRINYRKVPLIGALSGLTSGLLGVSGGVLNVPLFHTLAGLPVIYAVGTSSLALFFTALVGTATHLTLGQVDLQTALLLSPGLIIGAAAGARLVPRLHPRRFKILFSVLLILVAVRLLIRALKGF
- a CDS encoding sulfite exporter TauE/SafE family protein; this encodes MLKYPGYFAVGVFIGILAAMFGLGGGFLIVPTLNFLGVEIHHAVGTSSAAVVFTSLSSAIAYSRQRRIHYKAGLLLASTAVIGAYIGAWMTSFISAAGLKVIFGLALVVVAVRIYRKKTAEPSEVRLEEVEVNYKLVPVGGFFAGIASGLLGVGGGIINVPFLTYLGLPIHYAVATSSFAIVFTATAGALKHYAMGNVETQWLVLLVPGLIIGAQLGARIAKRTRANSLKKAFAVVMALLALRMILKGLGLPVP